Part of the Halobaculum halobium genome, GGCTCGGAGCTGTCCGTCTCAGAGGGTGCATCCGTCGAGGACGTGGCGTACGAGATCGGGCCAGGACTCGGGAGCGACACCGTCGCCGGCGTCGTCGACGGCGAGCTCGTCGACAAGGCCGCGCCCGTCCACGACGGCGCGCGGATCGAGATCGTGACCGACCAGAGCGAGGAGTACCTGCAGGTGCTTCGCCACTCGACGGCGCACGTGTTCGCGCAGGCGCTCCAGCGCGTGCACCCCGAAGCGAAGCTCGCAATCGGCCCGCCGACCGAGGAGGGATTCTACTACGACGTCGCCGGCGTCGACATCGACGAGGACGACTTCCCGGCGATCGAAGCCGAGATGGCCGACATCGTTGAGTCGGACTACGGGATCCGTCGCCTGGAGGTGTCCCGCGAGGACGCGTTGGACGAGTACGGGGATAACGAGTACAAGACGGAGATCCTGAACGAGGAGGCCGCAGGCGAGGACCCCGTCTCGGTGTACGAGCAAAACGACTGGCGAGACCTCTGTAAGGGACCGCACGTCGAGTCGACCGGGCAGATCGGCGCCTTCGAGCTGTTGAGCATCTCCTCGGTGTACTGGCGCGGCGACGAGGAGAACGACCAGCTGACCCGCGTGTACGGAACGGCCTTCGAATCGGAGTCGGATCTGGAGGAGTTCCTGAACATGCGCGAGGCGGCCAAAGAGCGCGATCACCGCAAGATCGCCCGCGAGATGGACCTGTTCTCCATCCCGACGGTCACCGGCCCGGGCCTGCCGCTGTATCACCCGCCGGGTAAGACGGTCCTCTCGGAGCTGGAGGGGTACGTCAACGACCTCAACGACGACGCGGGCTACGGCGAGGTCGAGACGCCGCACGTGTTCCGGACGGAGCTGTGGGAGCAGTCGGGCCACTACGAGAACTACCAGGACGACATGTTCCTCTTCGACGTGAACGAGGAGGAATACGGCCTGAAGCCCATGAACTGTCCCGGGCACGCCACCATCTTCGACCAGGGCTCGTGGTCCTACCGCGACCTCCCGGTGCGCTACGCCGAGCACGGGAAGGTGTACCGCAAGGAGCAGCGCGGCGAGCTGTCGGGCCTCTCGCGGACGTGGGCGTTCACCATCGACGACGGCCACCTGTTCGTCCGGCCCGACCAGATCGAAGCCGAGGTCCGACAGGTGATGGACGGGATCGAGCAGGTGTTGGAGACGTTCAACCTGGACGTGTCCGTCGATCTGGCGACGCGCCCCGAGAAGTCCGTCGGCGGCGACGAGGTGTGGGAACAGGCCGAGTCCCAACTGGAGTCGGTACTCGAATCCTCCTCGCTGGAGTGGGGGATCGAGCCGGGCGACGGCGCCTTCTACGGCCCGAAGATCGACTTCTCGTTCGAGGATGCGCTCGGCCGGTCGTGGGACGGCCCGACGGTGCAGTTGGACTTCAACATGCCCGAGCGGTTCGACCTGACGTACACGGGCGAGGACAACCAAGAACACCGCCCCGTGATGATCCACCGCGCGCTGTACGGGAGCTACGAGCGCTTCTTCATGGTGCTCATCGAGCACTTCGGCGGCGACTTCCCGTTCTGGCTGGCGCCCGAACAGGTTCGGATCCTCCCCATCTCCGACGACAACCTCGGGTACGCCCACCGCGTGAAGAACCAGCTCTCCGAGTTCCGCGTCGAAGTCGAGGACCGCGACATGACCATCGGCCGGAAGATCCGCGCGGCCCACGACGACCGCGTGCCGTACATGGTCGTCGTCGGCGGCGACGAAGAATCGGCGGAGACCATCTCGGTTCGCGACCGCTTCGAGAACGAGCGCAACGACATCGACCCGAGCGCGTTCGTCGAGCACCTCCGGGGGGAGGTCGCCGAAAAGACCGTCGAGCCCGACTTCGTCACCGACCACGGGGAGTAACGGAGCAGCCGACGACCGTCGATCGTCCGAGAACCGCTCAGCGTTTCAATTTCGAGTTCCCGAACTCGCTGTCGCTCAGTCCGTACAACACCGGCAGCCACGCCGAGGGACAGTCGGGCACAGCCGCGGCTCCACCGGAGTACGCGACCCGGTGGGAGATACCGCAATACTCACGGCCGACAGTCCGTGGTAACATTTAACACCGTGTCGATCAAACGAACGGGCGATGGTTGGACGGTCATTCGTCTGTCGCGAGTGCGGAACGAGCGTCAGCGTTCTCTCCTACCGAGCGACGTGCCCGGACTGTTCGGGCAAGCTCGAACAGACCACACACGCGGAGCCGTAAGCCGACCGTGTCGAACACGGACGAGACAGGTTCCTCGGAGATCCGCGCACTTGCCGTCACCGTCGACGACGTGATCGCGGCGCTCGAAGCCCGCGATCGCGGGCGTCGCGAGGCGGTCCTCCGGATCACCCCGCCGTTCTCGGGGCGGATGCGCGCGCGACTCCACATCGCGGGCGCCGAAGGGGAGTACGACGGCGACACCGACGCCGAGCCGATTCACGTCGAGCCGCGAGCGTTTCTCTCCGACGGATTCCCGCGGTTCCCCGGGACCGGCGCAGAGCGCTGGCGCTCGGCGGCGCGCGCGTCGCTGCAAGAACAGGTCGAACTGAGTGGCTCCGACGGACCGCTGACGGTCCGGGTACGATACCTCGGATAGCACCCTACAGGCGCTGGAGGTTTGTGGCTCGTGGGCCCTTCTCGGCCTCCTCGATGTCGAACTCGACCTCCTGATCTTCCTCGAGGTCCGGGCCGCCGACGTCCTCCATGTGGAAGAAGACGTCGTCGTCCGCGTCCTCGGTTTCGATGAATCCGTACCCGCCAGTGTCGTTGAAGAATGCGACCGTACCTTTCGCCATTCGCGTGTACCTCGTTCTCCCGTGAGGCGACTGTAGTACATATATCTGTGGGTCGTGGTGACACGACACTCCGCCAGCGCGGCGCGGACGGACGGCGTCGACGGGTGGCGGTTCGACGGCGGTCAGCCGTAACGCTGATTACACACAACGGGATACATCAACACTGCCTGCGGACGGCCGTCCCGTCGTGTGCCTCTCTCATCCCCCCCAGGTACGACGTGGCCCCCGCGGGCACTTTTCACGCCGAACTCCCGACCGACTCATCCGTCCTCGCTCACGAGCTTCGCCTTTCGGCCGTACCGGACCACACCCTCCTGCTCGTAGATCCGTCTGAACACCGCCCGAACCGGGTCACCGGCGGCAACGGCGTCCGGCTTCGCGTCCGCGACCTGCATGGGGACGCTCGCTGCCGCGCCGTCGCGCTCGAACCGAACGATCGCGACTGCGTACTCCCCGCCGCGCTCGGCCTGCCGAGCGAACTCGGGCGGCGCCCCGTCGGGCGAGACGCCGGTCACCGTCTCGACGACGCCCGCGCTGGGAAGGTGAACGGGCTCGTAGTCGACGAGCCCGTGGCAGTCGGGACACGCGCCGTCCGGGGGAACGCGAGCGCGCCGCAGTCTGGACAGCGACCCGCCCGGAGCCGGTAGCGCGCTGGCTGTGACCGCCGCCACGTCGGCACCGACACCGCCGCGCCGCCCCCGCCGGCGGCTCGTCGCGCGTGATCTCGCCGCAGCGCCTGAGCGCCGCCGCGTACGACAGCTCCTCGTCGGTGGCCAGATCGGCCTCGACGGGCGCGAGCCCGTCGACGAGGAGGGCGTCCGCGCCGGCGCCGCTGCCCCAGCCGACGACGAGCGTCGGGGTCGCCCCCTCACGAAGCGCCGCCGCCAAGCCCAGAAGCGGCCCGGCCGCGCCGGTGTCGCCCAGTGTCGCAACCGGTGTCGCCACCGCGTCGGCGTCCAGCCCGACCGTCCGCGCCGCCCGAAGGGAGCGGTCACCGTCGGGCGCAGTCACCGCGAACGCGGCAGCCGCTTCCGGGTCTGGCGCGTTCGGGTCGTCGCCGAGCAGGTCGACGGCCGCGCGGGTCGGCCGCGCGAACGCCGCCCGGTCGTACGCCGTGACGCCCAACCCCTCCGTCTCCTCGCGGCCGGTCCGTCTGAATCTCGTTCCCGGGTAGTCGGCCGCGACCTCGGCGTCGCCGACGAGGTGGGCGCCCGTGCCCGTCCCGGGGCCGAGGACAACTGCAGCGGCCCCCGCCCCCGCGGCGTGCCCCTCGGGGGACGCCGGCGCCGCTCGGGGCGCGTCGGCGGCTACGACGAGCGCAGGGAACGCTGCGGCGTCGCGCGCGCCTCGAAGCGCCCGCGTTCCCGCGCGCGTGCTCCGACCGGCGTAGAGGGTCCGCGCGTCAGCGGCGACGCCGAGCGCGCCGCCCAGCCGCGGCACGAGGTCTTCCTCCGCCAGCGGTGGCGTTGTGGTCGCGAACGCGAGCCCCGCGAGGTCGCCCGCGGCGACCCCGGCAGCCGAGAGCGCGCGTTCGGCGGCCGCCACGCCCATGGTGAGCGTGTCCTCGTCCGCCGCCGGAACCGCGACCGCGTCGACGCCGCGGGCGCGCGACCGGCCCCACGCCTCGACGATCGCCTCGCGGGGAGCCCGGCCGACGGCGCGTACGCGCCGACGCCGAGGAGTCGCGCGTCGGGGTCGGCTCGGTCCTCGGTCGCGTTTGCATCTGCCCCGCGATCCGGTTCAGGTCGGCTCACGCGCCGGTCACCCCCGCCGCCTCGAACACGTGAACCACGGCCGCGCCGCCGGACCCGCCGACGTTGTGCGTCAGCCCGCGCTGGGGGTCGTCGAGCTGGCGCTCGCCGGCAGCGCCGGTCAGCTGATCGAACGCCTCGACCGCCTGTCCGGCGCCGGTCGCGCCGATCGGGTGGCCCTTCGACTTCAGCCCGCCGGAGGTGTTGACGGGGAGGTCGCCGGCGGCGGCCGTGACGCCGTCGCTTGCGAGCGCGGCCGCCTCACCCCGATCGCAGAACCCGAGATCCTCGTAGGCGAGCAGCTCGGCGATGGCGAAGCAGTCGTGCACCTCGGCGAAGTCGAGGTCGACCCGCGGGTCGTCGACGCCGGCGCGGTCGTACGCCGTCGCCGCGGCCGACTCGCTGGCGGGGATCCGCGTGTAGGTGTCCCGCTGGAACAGCCCGACGCGGTCGGAGGCGGCCCCGACGCCGGCGACCCGAACGCGCTCGTCGAAGGACGCGGCGGCGTCCTCGCTCGCGACCAGCACCGCGGCGGCGCCGTCGCTCGTCGGACAGCAGTGATACAGCGTGAGCGGGTCGGCGACGACGGCGGCCGCCTCGGCGTCCTCGACCGAGCACTCGAAGCCGAGGTGCGCCTTCGGATTCCGCGCGCCGTTCGCGTGGCTCTTGGCGGCGACCGCAGAGAGCGCTCGACGGGGCGCGTCGTACTCCCGGAGATACGCGTCCGCCATCTGTGCGTACACGCCGGAGAACGTCGTTCCGGCCATCCGCTCCCACTCCGTCTCTCCGGAGACGCCCAGCCAGTACTTCGTCGCCTCGGCGGAGGCGTCCGTCATCACCTCGACGCCGCCCGCGAGGACGAGGTCCGCCATTCCCGAGCGCACCGCCATCACGGCCTGGCGGAGCGCGGAGCCGGAGGCGGCACAGGCGTTCTCCACGCGCGTACAGGGAACCCCGTGGAGGCCGACGTGCTCGGTGACGGCGGGACCGGCGAGGCCGAGCTGTCTGCCGCCGACGCCGAGCGTGCCGACGAACGCCTCGTCGACGTCGGTCGCGTCGAGATCAGCCGGCCTGGCGGCCTCGTACGCCTCGCGGAAGAGGGTCCGATACGTCGCCTCGGGGAACGAGCCGAACGACGACTGGCCCGCCCCCACGATGTAGGCGTCGCTCATGGCGGAGACCGACCCCGCATCGTCGTAAGTGTTGCCGGTCCGTGGACCTGAGTCTGCTCCGCAAGGTTGGCTGTGTCTGCGAGCACACAGGGTGGCAGAGTAACTGACTCCGCGTCCACGGCACGGTGCGGGCGATGCGGCGCAAGCCTTACGTCCGCATCGATCCGGAATACCGAACGATTTTTATCTATACTTACGCCGACATCGATCAGTCTGAATACCCCGGAATACGACGGTTTCTCGTATCCTCGAGGCGTGAGAGCGGCGTGCACGCCAGCAAAACATTTATATACTTCCTATGCGTAACGAGTAGTAAGGACGACACGGTCGGAGGTCGATTTTTTCGCCTCCGAACCGCCGTCGATCCGGGAGCATACAATGAGCGAATCAGAAACCACCCTCAGTAGTTACACGCAGCGCGAGAAAGAAGCGAAAGAGCGACCCGGGGAACAGGTCGAGGAGACCGAGTCCGTTCGGGCCTGCCCCGAGTGCGGCGGCAACGTCGTCGCCGACGAAGAGCACGGCGAGACGGTCTGTCGAGACTGCGGTCTCGTCGTCGAAGAGGACGCCATCGACCGCGGCCCCGAGTGGCGGTCGTTCAACCGCGACGGCGAGAGCAAATCTCGCGTGGGCGCCCCGACGACGAAGATGATGCACGACAACGGGCTGTCGACCAACATCGGCTGGCAGAACAAGGACGCCTACGGCAAGGCGCTCTCCTCGGAGCGCCGCCAGCAGATGCAGCGCCTGCGCACGTGGCACGAGCGGTTCCGCACGCGCGACTCGAAAGAGCGCAACCT contains:
- a CDS encoding thiolase C-terminal domain-containing protein, which encodes MSDAYIVGAGQSSFGSFPEATYRTLFREAYEAARPADLDATDVDEAFVGTLGVGGRQLGLAGPAVTEHVGLHGVPCTRVENACAASGSALRQAVMAVRSGMADLVLAGGVEVMTDASAEATKYWLGVSGETEWERMAGTTFSGVYAQMADAYLREYDAPRRALSAVAAKSHANGARNPKAHLGFECSVEDAEAAAVVADPLTLYHCCPTSDGAAAVLVASEDAAASFDERVRVAGVGAASDRVGLFQRDTYTRIPASESAAATAYDRAGVDDPRVDLDFAEVHDCFAIAELLAYEDLGFCDRGEAAALASDGVTAAAGDLPVNTSGGLKSKGHPIGATGAGQAVEAFDQLTGAAGERQLDDPQRGLTHNVGGSGGAAVVHVFEAAGVTGA
- the thrS gene encoding threonine--tRNA ligase — its product is MSDIIVTLPDGSELSVSEGASVEDVAYEIGPGLGSDTVAGVVDGELVDKAAPVHDGARIEIVTDQSEEYLQVLRHSTAHVFAQALQRVHPEAKLAIGPPTEEGFYYDVAGVDIDEDDFPAIEAEMADIVESDYGIRRLEVSREDALDEYGDNEYKTEILNEEAAGEDPVSVYEQNDWRDLCKGPHVESTGQIGAFELLSISSVYWRGDEENDQLTRVYGTAFESESDLEEFLNMREAAKERDHRKIAREMDLFSIPTVTGPGLPLYHPPGKTVLSELEGYVNDLNDDAGYGEVETPHVFRTELWEQSGHYENYQDDMFLFDVNEEEYGLKPMNCPGHATIFDQGSWSYRDLPVRYAEHGKVYRKEQRGELSGLSRTWAFTIDDGHLFVRPDQIEAEVRQVMDGIEQVLETFNLDVSVDLATRPEKSVGGDEVWEQAESQLESVLESSSLEWGIEPGDGAFYGPKIDFSFEDALGRSWDGPTVQLDFNMPERFDLTYTGEDNQEHRPVMIHRALYGSYERFFMVLIEHFGGDFPFWLAPEQVRILPISDDNLGYAHRVKNQLSEFRVEVEDRDMTIGRKIRAAHDDRVPYMVVVGGDEESAETISVRDRFENERNDIDPSAFVEHLRGEVAEKTVEPDFVTDHGE
- a CDS encoding cold-shock protein; the protein is MAKGTVAFFNDTGGYGFIETEDADDDVFFHMEDVGGPDLEEDQEVEFDIEEAEKGPRATNLQRL
- a CDS encoding rubrerythrin-like domain-containing protein; amino-acid sequence: MVGRSFVCRECGTSVSVLSYRATCPDCSGKLEQTTHAEP